The bacterium genome includes a region encoding these proteins:
- the pilM gene encoding type IV pilus assembly protein PilM has translation MLWGREKVPVGLDISHDCIKVVKLRRTDSKIILDAIGMTKISPEPLDEDALGAKQELSVKAIKNLLVTHKIDTKKVRSSVSGNSVVVRYIKLPYMSETELKDVIKFEAEEHIPFDIEHVIIDFQIIKETVEKDERMILVLLVAAKEELIYDHMEILHRAGLETVHINVDTFATEDALTYGVGEEDVIALVDIGARMTNINVVENKISCFNRDVLVGGNDFTEGIRRELGVSFQEAEKIKEEEGIILLPEEITTAVTPAVTGSDKAAQISYAIESVGARLLDELERSFAYYYTQLPVYRKNIDRVIISGGSAKLANLDNFLSNGLGMSVVIGDPFAKISIPPKFDQTYIKKVSSAFAVSLGLAMKGVM, from the coding sequence ATGTTGTGGGGAAGAGAAAAAGTACCAGTAGGATTAGATATTAGTCATGATTGTATCAAGGTGGTTAAACTCAGAAGAACCGATAGTAAAATAATCCTGGATGCAATTGGTATGACCAAAATCTCTCCAGAACCATTAGATGAAGATGCCTTAGGGGCTAAACAGGAATTATCGGTTAAAGCTATTAAAAATTTACTCGTAACTCATAAAATCGATACTAAAAAAGTGCGAAGTTCTGTTTCGGGGAATTCAGTGGTAGTTAGATATATCAAACTTCCTTATATGAGTGAAACAGAATTGAAAGATGTTATCAAATTTGAGGCGGAAGAACATATCCCTTTTGATATTGAACATGTAATTATAGATTTCCAGATAATTAAAGAAACCGTAGAAAAAGACGAACGAATGATATTAGTCTTATTAGTTGCGGCTAAAGAAGAGTTAATTTATGACCATATGGAGATATTACATCGAGCCGGATTAGAAACTGTTCATATCAATGTAGATACCTTTGCCACTGAAGACGCTCTGACTTACGGGGTAGGAGAAGAAGATGTTATTGCCTTAGTTGATATAGGTGCCCGTATGACTAATATCAATGTGGTTGAAAATAAAATCTCCTGCTTTAATCGGGATGTCCTGGTTGGTGGTAACGACTTTACAGAGGGTATTAGAAGAGAATTAGGAGTAAGTTTTCAAGAAGCGGAAAAGATAAAGGAAGAAGAAGGAATAATCCTTTTACCAGAAGAAATTACCACTGCTGTTACTCCTGCTGTAACTGGGAGTGATAAAGCCGCACAAATATCTTATGCGATTGAATCTGTCGGAGCAAGATTATTAGATGAATTAGAGCGTTCTTTTGCGTATTATTATACTCAATTACCTGTTTATCGTAAAAATATCGACCGAGTAATTATAAGCGGTGGAAGTGCAAAACTTGCTAATCTTGATAATTTCCTCTCAAATGGATTAGGAATGTCTGTGGTGATAGGAGACCCTTTTGCGAAAATATCTATCCCCCCAAAGTTTGATCAAACATATATCAAGAAAGTATCTTCCGCATTCGCGGTCTCATTAGGGTTGGCGATGAAAGGAGTAATGTGA
- a CDS encoding PilN domain-containing protein, whose translation MTEINLMPPVVVEKKKGQWRNVFIGLILSLIVVSLGLWYAGLVIKVKQKEAKLEKITQQIAELQPHLIEIRRLEAEIIEKKKRVDVIVQLDKGRFVWAKLLDEMVMCLPSGLWLGGFVNTTGNELNLNGQAFDNFSIARFMSNLINSQIFTNITLGNIESSAIREYPIKTFSIKCNFRG comes from the coding sequence ATGACAGAAATTAATTTGATGCCACCGGTAGTGGTAGAAAAGAAAAAAGGACAATGGCGAAATGTATTTATTGGATTAATACTTAGTCTCATAGTCGTATCATTAGGTCTCTGGTATGCAGGACTTGTAATCAAGGTAAAACAAAAGGAGGCAAAATTAGAAAAGATTACACAGCAAATTGCTGAATTACAACCACATCTGATAGAAATAAGACGATTAGAGGCTGAAATTATTGAAAAAAAGAAACGAGTAGATGTAATTGTCCAATTAGATAAAGGTAGATTTGTTTGGGCTAAATTGTTAGACGAAATGGTTATGTGTCTTCCATCAGGACTCTGGTTAGGAGGATTTGTAAATACCACAGGCAATGAATTAAATTTGAACGGACAGGCTTTTGATAACTTCTCTATCGCAAGATTTATGAGTAATTTAATAAATTCACAGATTTTTACAAATATAACATTAGGAAACATTGAAAGTTCAGCTATTAGAGAATATCCGATTAAAACTTTTTCTATCAAATGTAATTTTAGAGGATAA
- the pilO gene encoding type 4a pilus biogenesis protein PilO yields the protein MKLDIQILKPILLSLILLCGLAYLFFTYMYKPICNKDLELDQKIVTKETELRETQKIVENLDVKRAEFEKVKSELEYVINRLPTKEEIPQLLETITKMAIKSNINLISFRPESMVTKEVYNEIPVGLHIKGTYHDIGLFLTNIGNFERIITPSSIKMNAVIATEKDPSTTTADMRITAFVYKEH from the coding sequence ATGAAACTTGATATACAAATTTTAAAACCTATTCTTCTATCTTTAATATTATTGTGTGGACTTGCTTACCTATTCTTTACCTATATGTATAAACCTATATGTAATAAAGACTTAGAATTAGACCAGAAAATAGTGACAAAAGAAACGGAATTAAGAGAAACCCAGAAAATAGTAGAGAATTTAGATGTAAAAAGGGCAGAATTTGAAAAGGTAAAATCAGAACTCGAATATGTCATTAATCGATTACCGACTAAAGAAGAAATACCCCAATTATTAGAGACAATAACTAAAATGGCAATAAAATCAAATATTAATTTGATTTCTTTTAGACCAGAATCTATGGTAACTAAAGAGGTCTATAATGAAATTCCGGTAGGACTACATATCAAAGGCACATATCATGATATAGGGTTGTTTTTAACTAATATTGGAAATTTTGAGAGAATTATTACTCCATCTAGTATTAAGATGAATGCGGTAATTGCAACGGAAAAAGATCCATCTACCACCACAGCAGATATGCGTATTACTGCCTTTGTCTATAAAGAACATTAA